A region from the Bactrocera dorsalis isolate Fly_Bdor chromosome 1, ASM2337382v1, whole genome shotgun sequence genome encodes:
- the LOC105223096 gene encoding mucin-3A, with translation MQQITNIRKLTGFLLLACIVHACHSATVTSTTPLMCYVCENCAKITKETPLVACDAEFFEQSSTTLATTTELSTTITAEPTTDSTTTTTLGTTLATTTTGTTAGSTTEAVPTAPTVGPPVTVPTPPTVGTVAADFLLTTEVTVSNNSTEATVGNNTTESTVAYEAPKALQLVGDSYTYHCFSVQKNVNGSAQMDRGCSRVTTMESVCGQLKAQNNGTEVSKCVPCSNNSCNGSSALGISLGVLMFTLIAALLSRQ, from the exons CATGCCACAGTGCCACAGTCACCTCTACCACACCACTCATGTGTTATGTTTGCGAGAATTGTGCGAAGATTACAAAAGAAACACCACTCGTAGCATGCGATGCGGAATTCTTCGAACAGAGCAGCACCACACTCGCAACCACCACAGAGCTCAGCACGACCATAACAGCTGAGCCAACAACGGACAGCACAACCACCACGACACTCGGCACAACACTTGCCACAACAACTACAGGCACTACCGCAGGCAGCACTACCGAAGCAGTGCCGACAGCACCTACCGTTGGTCCACCAGTAACCGTACCCACACCACCTACTGTAGGCACCGTTGCTGCTGATTTTTTGCTCACCACCGAAGTTACCGTCAGCAATAACTCCACTGAAGCGACCGTTGGCAATAACACCACCGAGAGTACAGTCGCCTATGAAGCACCCAAAGCGTTGCAGCTAGTTGGCGACAGTTACACCTACCACTGCTTTAGTGTGCAAAAGAATG ttAACGGCAGTGCGCAGATGGACCGTGGCTGCTCGCGTGTTACCACTATGGAGAGCGTTTGCGGTCAGCTGAAGGCGCAGAACAATGGCACTGAGGTGAGCAAGTGCGTACCCTGCTCGAATAACAGTTGTAACGGCAGCAGCGCGCTGGGCATTTCGCTGGGCGTGTTGATGTTCACGTTGATTGCTGCACTGCTGAGCCGGCAATAA